From Pan paniscus chromosome 9, NHGRI_mPanPan1-v2.0_pri, whole genome shotgun sequence, the proteins below share one genomic window:
- the LOC100994750 gene encoding olfactory receptor 8D2, with translation MATSNHSSGAEFILAGLTQCPELQLPLFLLFLGIYVVTRVGNLGMIFLIALSSQLYSPVYYFLSHLSFIDLCYSSVITPKMLVNFVPEENIISFLECITQLYFFLIFVIAEGYLLTAMEYDHYVAICHPLLYNIVMSHRVYSIMMAVVYSLGFLWATVHTTRMSVLSFCRSHTVSHYFCDILPLLTLSCSSTHINEILLFIIGGVNTLATTLAVLISYAFIFSSSLGIHSTEGRSKAFGTCSSHLLAVGIFFGSITFMYFKPPSSTTMEKEKVSSVFYITIIPMLNPLIYSLRNKDVKNALRKMTGGRQSS, from the coding sequence ATGGCTACTTCAAACCATTCTTCAGGGGCTGAGTTTATCCTGGCAGGCTTGACACAATGCCCAGAACTTCAACTGCCACTCTTCCTCCTGTTCCTTGGAATATATGTGGTCACAAGGGTGGGGAACCTGGGCATGATCTTCTTAATTGCTCTCAGTTCTCAACTTTACTCTCCAGTGTATTATTTTCTCAGTCATTTGTCTTTCATTGATCTCTGCTACTCCTCTGTCATTACCCCTAAGATGCTGGTGAACTTTGTTCCAGAGGAGAACATTATCTCCTTTCTGGAATGCATTACTcaactttatttcttccttatttttgtaATTGCAGAAGGCTACCTTCTGACAGCCATGGAATATGACCATTATGTTGCAATCTGTCACCCACTGCTTTACAATATTGTCATGTCCCACAGGGTCTATTCCATAATGATGGCTGTGGTATACTCACTGGGTTTTTTGTGGGCCACAGTCCATACTACCCGCATGTCAGTGTTGTCATTCTGTAGGTCTCATACGGTCAGTCATTATTTTTGTGATATTCTCCCCTTATTGACTCTGTCTTGCTCCAGCACCCACATCAATGAGATTCTGCTGTTCATTATTGGAGGAGTTAATACCTTAGCAACTACACTGGCGGTCCTTATCTCTTATGCTTTCATCTTCTCTAGTAGCCTTGGTATTCATTCCACTGAGGGGCGATCCAAAGCCTTTGGCACTTGTAGCTCCCATCTCTTGGCTGTGGGCATCTTTTTTGGGTCTATAACATTCATGTATTTCAAGCCCCCTTCCAGCACTACTATGGAAAAAGAGAAGGTGTCTTCTGTGTTCTACATCACAATAATCCCCATGCTGAATCCTCTAATCTATAGCCTGAGGAACAAGGATGTGAAAAATGCACTGAGGAAGATGACTGGGGGAAGGCAGTCATCCTGA